One window from the genome of Mycolicibacterium gadium encodes:
- a CDS encoding FKBP-type peptidyl-prolyl cis-trans isomerase, giving the protein MNTVTSNSGQKPEIEFIDGPPPTELVIKDLVVGDGAEAVPGGNVEVHYVGVEFDTGEEFDSSWARNESIEFPLRGLIQGWQDGIPGMKVGGRRQLVIPPEQAYGPAGGGHRLSGKTLIFVIDLLGTR; this is encoded by the coding sequence GTGAATACGGTGACTTCCAATTCAGGACAGAAGCCCGAGATCGAGTTCATCGACGGCCCCCCTCCAACCGAACTGGTCATCAAGGATCTGGTCGTCGGCGACGGTGCCGAGGCGGTGCCCGGTGGCAACGTCGAGGTGCACTACGTTGGCGTCGAGTTCGACACCGGCGAGGAGTTCGACAGTTCGTGGGCGCGAAACGAGTCGATCGAATTCCCGCTGCGTGGCCTGATCCAGGGCTGGCAAGACGGCATCCCCGGCATGAAGGTCGGCGGCAGGCGCCAGCTCGTCATCCCGCCGGAGCAGGCCTACGGACCCGCAGGCGGCGGGCACCGGCTGTCCGGCAAGACTCTGATTTTTGTTATCGACCTACTGGGCACTAGGTAA
- a CDS encoding DUF2630 family protein — protein MAKDQDILDQVNQLVAEEKELRAQLQHREIDESEEHQRLRALEVQLDQCWDLLRQRRALRETGGDPGAASVRPPDEVEGYLN, from the coding sequence ATGGCGAAGGACCAAGACATTCTCGATCAGGTGAACCAGCTCGTTGCCGAGGAGAAGGAGCTGCGCGCGCAGCTGCAGCACCGCGAGATCGACGAGTCCGAGGAGCATCAACGTCTACGCGCCCTGGAGGTGCAGTTGGACCAGTGCTGGGACCTGCTGCGCCAGCGCCGCGCGCTTCGTGAGACCGGCGGCGATCCGGGGGCTGCGAGCGTCCGTCCGCCCGACGAGGTCGAGGGTTACCTCAACTGA
- a CDS encoding phytoene desaturase family protein, with the protein MNSDTGAARPATSDVVVIGGGHNGLVAAAYLARAGRRVQVLERLDHVGGAAVSAHAFEGVDARLSRYSYLVSLLPRRIVEDLGARVRLVRRRYSSYTPDPEAGGRTGLLIGPPSTFDSVGAASDEAGFEAFYQRCRALTSRMWPTLLRPLSTRDEARRHVGDDVTWHLMVDEPIGQAITAAVSNDLVRGVMATDALIGTFARLNDPALTQNICFLYHLLGGGTGDWDVPIGGMGAVSGALAAAATGYGAEIICDAEVYAITADGEVRYRREGRDHRVHAGHILSNVTPTVLATLLGEPAPVQAPGAQVKVNLMLQRLPRLHDQTVSPEQAFGGTFHINETYRQLDTAYTRADHGVVPDPLPCEIYCHSLTDPTILSDSLRASGAQTLTVFGLHTPHTLVSAGDPDRMRDTLTSAVLNSLNSVLAEPIQDVLMQDSAGRLCIEAKTTADLEHSLGMTAGNIFHGALSWPFVENDEPLDTPARRWGVATAHDRILLCGSGSRRGGAVSGIGGHNAAMAVLEM; encoded by the coding sequence CTGAACTCCGACACCGGAGCCGCCAGGCCGGCGACATCCGACGTCGTCGTCATCGGCGGCGGGCACAACGGGCTGGTGGCTGCCGCCTACCTCGCCCGAGCCGGTCGACGGGTACAGGTGCTGGAGCGGCTGGACCACGTCGGCGGCGCGGCGGTGTCCGCGCACGCCTTCGAGGGTGTGGACGCGCGGCTGTCGCGCTACTCGTATCTGGTGAGCCTGCTACCGCGGCGCATCGTCGAGGACCTGGGCGCTCGGGTTCGGCTGGTGCGCCGCCGCTATTCGTCGTACACACCCGATCCGGAAGCGGGCGGCCGGACCGGGCTGTTGATCGGGCCGCCCTCGACCTTCGACTCCGTGGGCGCGGCGTCGGACGAGGCCGGCTTCGAGGCGTTCTACCAACGCTGCCGCGCGCTGACGTCGCGCATGTGGCCGACGCTGCTGCGGCCGCTGAGCACCCGCGACGAAGCGCGCAGGCACGTCGGCGACGACGTCACCTGGCACCTGATGGTGGACGAGCCGATCGGACAGGCCATCACCGCCGCCGTGTCGAACGACCTCGTGCGCGGTGTGATGGCCACCGATGCGCTGATCGGCACGTTCGCCCGCCTCAACGATCCCGCGCTGACCCAGAACATCTGCTTCCTGTACCACCTGCTCGGCGGTGGCACCGGCGACTGGGACGTCCCGATCGGCGGTATGGGCGCGGTCAGCGGTGCACTGGCTGCCGCAGCCACCGGATACGGCGCCGAAATCATCTGTGATGCCGAGGTTTACGCGATCACCGCCGACGGGGAGGTGCGTTACCGTCGGGAGGGCCGCGACCACCGCGTCCACGCGGGACACATCCTTTCGAACGTCACGCCGACGGTGCTCGCGACGCTGCTGGGCGAACCCGCACCCGTGCAGGCACCGGGCGCGCAGGTGAAGGTCAACCTGATGCTGCAGAGACTGCCGCGGTTGCACGACCAAACCGTCTCGCCGGAACAGGCTTTCGGCGGGACATTCCACATCAACGAGACCTACCGCCAACTCGACACGGCCTACACGCGTGCGGATCACGGCGTCGTACCCGACCCGCTACCGTGCGAGATCTACTGTCACTCACTGACCGATCCGACGATCCTGTCCGACAGCCTTCGCGCCTCCGGCGCGCAGACATTGACGGTCTTCGGCCTGCACACCCCGCATACGCTGGTTTCCGCCGGCGACCCCGACCGAATGCGGGATACCTTGACCTCGGCAGTGCTCAACTCGCTGAACTCCGTTCTGGCCGAACCCATTCAAGATGTGCTGATGCAGGATTCCGCCGGACGGCTGTGCATCGAAGCGAAGACGACAGCCGACCTGGAGCACTCGCTCGGCATGACGGCGGGCAACATCTTCCACGGCGCGCTGTCGTGGCCGTTCGTCGAGAACGACGAGCCGCTGGACACCCCGGCGCGGCGCTGGGGTGTGGCGACCGCGCATGACCGGATTCTGTTGTGCGGCTCGGGATCACGCCGTGGTGGCGCGGTTTCGGGGATCGGCGGCCACAATGCCGCGATGGCCGTTCTGGAAATGTGA
- a CDS encoding MarR family winged helix-turn-helix transcriptional regulator has product MSDNPLADEVWRTMAAVVIDNRDSWKRAVVERSGLPFSRIRILKRLSRRSMSVKELAHAATIDAPAATVAVNDLEGRGLVAREIDPANRRCKIVSLTEDGQAMVRMIDATEDPAPEALTSLDDADLKRLQSILVRIQSLSDR; this is encoded by the coding sequence ATGTCCGATAACCCGTTGGCCGACGAGGTCTGGCGCACCATGGCCGCGGTGGTGATCGACAACCGCGACTCGTGGAAGCGGGCGGTGGTCGAGCGATCAGGCTTGCCGTTCAGCAGGATTCGCATTCTCAAGCGACTGAGCCGTCGATCGATGTCTGTGAAGGAGTTGGCGCATGCGGCAACCATCGACGCGCCTGCGGCGACCGTGGCGGTCAACGACCTCGAGGGTCGCGGGCTGGTGGCGCGCGAGATCGATCCGGCGAACCGACGCTGCAAGATCGTGTCGCTCACCGAAGACGGCCAGGCGATGGTTCGCATGATCGACGCGACCGAGGACCCGGCACCCGAGGCGCTGACGTCCCTCGACGACGCCGATCTCAAGCGGCTTCAATCGATTTTGGTGCGCATACAATCGCTCAGCGATCGTTAG
- a CDS encoding MFS transporter produces MNESVVRSLSPRRKAIILVSCCLSLLIVSMDATIVNVAIPNIRKDLGATASQLQWVIDIYTLVLASLLLLAGAAADRFGRRRTFQIGLTVFAIGSLLCSLAPNIETLIAARFVQAVGGSMMNPVAMSIITQVFTGRVERARAIGVWGGVVGISMALGPIVGGALIEFVNWRSVFWINLPICALAILLTAIFVPESKSTTMRDVDPIGQGLGMAFLFGTVFVLIEGPNFGWGDARTIVVAVVAAIALVAFLLFESRRHDPFIDLRFFRSIPFASATVIAVCAFAAWGAFLFMMSLYLQEERGFSAMETGLIYLPVAIGALVFSPLSGRMVGRWGSRPSIVIAGVLITASTVLLTSLSATTPVWQLLMIFAVFGIGFSMVNAPITNAAVSGMPTDRAGAASAVASTSRQVGVSLGVAVCGSIAGAALATAGADFAVAARPLWVICALLGVTIVALGVYSTSPRALRSAERLAPLIAGTDARVEVANVR; encoded by the coding sequence GTGAATGAAAGTGTCGTCCGCTCATTGAGCCCCAGGCGCAAGGCCATCATCTTGGTGTCCTGCTGCCTGAGCCTGCTGATCGTGTCGATGGACGCGACGATCGTCAACGTCGCCATTCCGAACATCCGCAAGGATCTCGGCGCCACGGCCTCGCAGCTGCAGTGGGTCATCGACATCTACACGCTGGTGCTGGCGTCGCTGCTGTTGCTGGCGGGCGCGGCGGCGGACCGGTTCGGCCGTCGGCGCACCTTCCAGATCGGGCTGACGGTGTTCGCGATCGGCTCCCTGCTGTGCAGCCTCGCGCCCAACATCGAGACGCTGATCGCCGCGCGATTCGTACAAGCCGTAGGCGGTTCGATGATGAACCCGGTCGCCATGTCGATCATCACGCAGGTGTTCACCGGCCGGGTCGAGCGCGCCCGCGCCATCGGCGTGTGGGGTGGTGTCGTCGGCATCTCGATGGCGTTGGGCCCGATCGTCGGCGGGGCGCTCATCGAGTTCGTGAACTGGCGTTCGGTGTTCTGGATCAACCTGCCGATCTGCGCGCTCGCGATCCTGCTCACCGCGATCTTCGTGCCGGAATCCAAGTCGACCACCATGCGCGACGTCGACCCGATCGGTCAGGGCCTCGGCATGGCCTTCCTGTTCGGCACCGTTTTCGTCCTCATCGAAGGCCCGAACTTCGGCTGGGGTGACGCCCGCACCATCGTCGTGGCCGTCGTCGCGGCTATCGCCCTGGTCGCCTTCCTCCTTTTCGAGTCCCGACGCCACGACCCCTTCATCGATCTCCGCTTCTTCCGCAGCATCCCGTTCGCGTCCGCGACCGTGATCGCGGTGTGCGCGTTCGCGGCGTGGGGTGCCTTCCTGTTCATGATGTCGCTTTACCTGCAGGAAGAGCGCGGATTCTCGGCCATGGAGACCGGGTTGATCTATCTGCCGGTAGCCATTGGCGCGCTGGTGTTCTCACCGCTGTCGGGCCGGATGGTCGGACGATGGGGGAGCCGGCCGTCGATCGTCATCGCGGGTGTGCTGATCACCGCGTCGACGGTGCTGCTCACCTCGTTGAGCGCGACGACGCCGGTGTGGCAGCTACTGATGATCTTCGCAGTGTTCGGCATCGGCTTCTCGATGGTGAACGCCCCGATCACGAATGCTGCCGTCAGCGGCATGCCGACCGACCGGGCCGGCGCGGCATCGGCCGTCGCGAGCACCAGCCGCCAGGTGGGCGTCAGTCTCGGTGTGGCGGTGTGCGGTTCGATCGCCGGGGCGGCGCTGGCGACGGCGGGAGCGGACTTCGCCGTCGCTGCGCGACCGCTGTGGGTCATCTGCGCGCTGCTCGGGGTGACGATCGTCGCGCTCGGCGTGTACTCGACCTCGCCCCGCGCACTGCGTTCGGCCGAGCGACTCGCACCGCTGATCGCGGGAACTGACGCACGAGTGGAGGTCGCCAATGTCCGATAA
- a CDS encoding citrate synthase yields the protein MAEKDEHATLNYPGGELELDVVKATEGSDGIALGSLLAKTGYTTYDDGFVNTASTKSAITYIDGDAGILRYRGYPIEQLAEKSNFIEVSYLLIYGELPTPDQLEAFTTQIQRHTLLHEDLKRFFDGFPRNAHPMPVLSSAANALSAYYQDSLDPFDDEQVELSTIRLLAKMPTIAAYAYKKSVGQPFLYPDNSMSLVENFLRMTFGLPAEPYEVDPELVRALDMLFILHADHEQNCSTSTVRLVGSSQANLFTSISGGINALWGPLHGGANQAVLEMLEKIRVGENDVQTFVKKVKNKEDGVKLMGFGHRVYKNYDPRARIVKEQADKILGKLGGDDELLDIAKELEEVALTDDFFIERKLYPNVDFYTGVIYRAMGFPTRMFTVLFALGRLPGWIAHWREMHDEGGGKIGRPRQIYTGYTERDYVDTGSR from the coding sequence GTGGCCGAAAAAGACGAGCATGCCACGCTCAACTACCCCGGTGGCGAGCTTGAATTGGACGTCGTCAAGGCCACCGAGGGCTCCGACGGCATAGCCCTGGGTTCGCTGCTGGCCAAGACCGGCTACACCACGTACGACGACGGTTTCGTCAACACCGCGTCGACGAAGAGCGCCATCACCTATATCGACGGCGACGCCGGCATCCTGCGCTACCGCGGCTATCCCATCGAGCAGCTGGCGGAGAAGTCGAACTTCATCGAAGTCAGCTACCTACTGATCTACGGCGAGCTGCCGACCCCGGATCAGCTCGAGGCCTTCACCACCCAGATTCAGCGACACACCCTGCTGCACGAGGACCTCAAGCGGTTCTTCGACGGCTTCCCGCGAAACGCACACCCGATGCCGGTGCTGTCCAGCGCGGCGAATGCGCTAAGCGCTTACTACCAGGACTCGCTGGATCCGTTCGACGACGAGCAGGTCGAACTGTCGACGATCCGGTTGCTGGCCAAGATGCCGACGATCGCGGCGTACGCGTACAAGAAGTCGGTCGGCCAGCCGTTCCTCTACCCGGACAACTCGATGAGCCTCGTCGAGAACTTCCTGCGGATGACGTTCGGTCTGCCGGCCGAGCCCTACGAGGTCGACCCGGAACTGGTCCGCGCTCTCGACATGCTCTTCATCCTGCACGCCGACCACGAGCAGAACTGCTCGACGTCGACGGTGCGCCTGGTCGGCAGCTCGCAGGCCAACCTGTTCACCTCGATCTCCGGCGGCATCAACGCGCTCTGGGGTCCGCTGCACGGCGGTGCCAACCAGGCGGTGCTCGAGATGTTGGAGAAGATCCGCGTCGGCGAAAACGATGTGCAGACCTTCGTCAAGAAGGTCAAGAACAAGGAAGACGGCGTCAAGCTGATGGGCTTCGGCCACCGGGTCTACAAGAACTACGACCCGCGGGCGCGCATCGTCAAGGAGCAGGCCGACAAGATCCTGGGCAAGCTCGGTGGCGACGACGAGCTGCTGGACATCGCCAAGGAGCTCGAAGAGGTCGCGCTCACCGACGACTTCTTCATCGAGCGCAAGCTGTACCCGAATGTCGACTTCTACACAGGCGTGATCTACCGGGCGATGGGCTTCCCGACCCGCATGTTCACCGTGCTGTTCGCCCTGGGTCGGCTGCCCGGGTGGATCGCGCACTGGCGGGAGATGCACGACGAGGGTGGCGGCAAGATCGGCCGTCCGCGCCAGATCTACACCGGGTACACCGAGCGCGACTACGTCGACACCGGCTCCCGGTAA
- a CDS encoding TetR family transcriptional regulator — MSDLSGEATLGLRERKKQRTRATLIDAAVDLCERQGFDRTTVDQIAAVADVSPRTFSRYFATKDAIALALIDEVLEQTAVELARQPHDVNHFEALLNAYLAMATAAKIAPAGELSADRVMCIVRIILSSSALRQSALEYRGNAIDAELARRMGLGIGDRAPRLVSAVWGSMLMTALTGLAAGGRDGTQLTIDDVAAYLEDTFAEFTRLMTGNRQPV; from the coding sequence GTGTCTGATCTCAGCGGGGAGGCAACCCTCGGGCTGCGGGAACGCAAGAAGCAACGCACCCGTGCCACCCTCATCGACGCTGCGGTCGACCTGTGCGAACGCCAAGGGTTCGATCGCACCACCGTCGACCAGATCGCCGCCGTGGCCGACGTCTCGCCGCGCACCTTCAGCCGGTACTTCGCCACCAAGGACGCCATCGCGCTGGCCCTCATCGACGAGGTGCTGGAACAGACGGCCGTCGAACTGGCCCGCCAACCGCACGACGTCAACCATTTCGAGGCGCTGCTGAACGCCTATCTCGCGATGGCCACTGCGGCGAAGATCGCACCGGCCGGCGAGCTGTCGGCGGACCGGGTGATGTGCATCGTGCGGATCATCTTGTCGTCGTCGGCCTTGCGGCAGTCCGCACTGGAGTACCGCGGAAACGCCATCGACGCGGAACTCGCCAGGCGGATGGGACTGGGCATCGGCGATCGCGCGCCACGGCTGGTCTCCGCGGTGTGGGGTTCGATGCTCATGACCGCGCTGACCGGTCTGGCCGCAGGCGGCCGAGACGGGACCCAGCTGACGATCGACGACGTGGCCGCCTATCTGGAAGACACATTCGCCGAGTTCACCAGGCTCATGACGGGCAATCGGCAGCCGGTCTGA
- the pdxH gene encoding pyridoxamine 5'-phosphate oxidase translates to MRVEYGSVEKDGSGDLDADWLADGWVALLHKWLADAERAGVAEPNAMVVGTVDARGRPSTRSVLCKGVDADGITFFTNYDSAKGDDLARTPYASATFPWYLLGRQVHVRGLVTKVSAEQTADYWSKRPRGSQLGAWASHQSAPIASRAALLEQLAEATQRFANLDEVPVPPNWGGYLISAEVVEFWQGRENRVHNRIRVVTDAELPITMHNSRIERLQP, encoded by the coding sequence ATGCGGGTCGAGTACGGCTCGGTGGAGAAGGACGGCAGCGGCGACCTCGACGCGGACTGGCTCGCTGACGGCTGGGTTGCGCTGCTGCACAAGTGGTTAGCCGACGCCGAACGCGCAGGGGTGGCCGAGCCCAACGCGATGGTGGTGGGCACCGTCGATGCGCGCGGACGCCCGTCCACCCGCTCAGTGCTCTGCAAGGGTGTCGACGCCGACGGCATCACGTTCTTCACCAACTACGACTCCGCCAAAGGTGATGACCTGGCCCGGACGCCGTACGCATCGGCGACGTTCCCCTGGTACCTGCTGGGCCGCCAGGTCCACGTCCGGGGACTGGTCACCAAGGTTTCCGCCGAACAGACCGCGGACTACTGGTCCAAGCGTCCGCGGGGTTCGCAGCTGGGCGCCTGGGCGTCGCACCAGTCCGCGCCGATCGCCTCGCGGGCCGCGCTACTGGAACAGTTGGCCGAGGCGACTCAGCGGTTCGCCAATCTCGACGAGGTGCCGGTACCGCCCAATTGGGGCGGGTACCTCATCTCTGCCGAGGTGGTGGAGTTCTGGCAAGGCCGGGAGAACAGGGTGCACAACAGGATTCGCGTCGTCACCGATGCCGAGCTGCCGATCACCATGCACAACAGCCGCATCGAGCGGTTACAGCCGTAG
- a CDS encoding citrate synthase 2: MSTVPEDFVPGLEGVVAFTTEIAEPDKDGGALRYRGVDIDDLVSQHVTFGDVWALLVDGKFGRGLPPAEPFPLPIHSGDVRVDVQAGLAMLAPIWGYAPLLDIDEQTARDQLARASVMALSYVAQSARGIYRPAVPQRVVDECSTVTARFMTRWQGEPDPKHVEAIDAYWVSAAEHGMNASTFTARVIASTGADVAAALSGAIGAMSGPLHGGAPARVLPMIEEVEKTDDARAVVKGILDRKEKLMGFGHRVYRAEDPRARVLRATAKRLGAPRFEVASALEQAALAELRERRPDRAIETNVEFWAAVILDFAQVPTQMMPAMFTCGRTAGWCAHILEQMRLGKLVRPAAIYVGPGPRSPESVEGWDQVARS, translated from the coding sequence GTGTCGACGGTTCCTGAGGATTTCGTACCCGGACTCGAGGGCGTGGTCGCCTTCACCACCGAGATCGCCGAACCCGACAAGGATGGCGGCGCGCTGCGCTATCGCGGCGTGGACATCGACGATCTGGTCAGCCAGCACGTCACCTTCGGCGATGTGTGGGCGCTGCTGGTCGACGGCAAGTTCGGCCGTGGCCTGCCGCCCGCCGAACCGTTCCCGCTGCCGATTCACAGCGGCGACGTGCGCGTCGACGTCCAGGCCGGCCTCGCGATGCTCGCCCCGATCTGGGGGTATGCGCCGCTGCTCGACATCGACGAACAAACCGCGCGCGACCAACTGGCCCGCGCGTCAGTGATGGCACTGTCCTACGTCGCGCAGTCCGCACGCGGCATCTATCGACCCGCGGTTCCGCAGCGGGTCGTCGACGAATGTTCCACCGTGACAGCACGATTCATGACCCGCTGGCAGGGTGAGCCCGACCCCAAGCACGTCGAGGCGATCGACGCCTACTGGGTGTCGGCCGCCGAGCACGGCATGAACGCGTCCACGTTTACCGCCCGCGTGATCGCCTCGACCGGTGCCGACGTCGCGGCCGCACTGTCCGGAGCCATCGGCGCGATGAGCGGACCGCTGCACGGCGGTGCGCCGGCCCGCGTGCTGCCGATGATCGAGGAGGTCGAGAAGACCGACGATGCGCGCGCGGTCGTCAAGGGCATCCTCGACCGCAAGGAAAAGCTGATGGGGTTCGGCCACCGCGTCTACCGCGCCGAGGACCCGCGGGCGCGGGTGCTGCGGGCCACCGCCAAGCGGTTGGGGGCGCCCCGCTTCGAGGTGGCGTCCGCGCTGGAGCAGGCCGCGCTCGCCGAGCTACGCGAACGCCGTCCCGACCGCGCGATCGAGACCAACGTCGAATTCTGGGCGGCGGTGATCCTGGACTTCGCCCAGGTACCGACCCAGATGATGCCCGCGATGTTCACCTGCGGTCGCACCGCCGGCTGGTGTGCGCACATCCTCGAGCAGATGCGGCTCGGCAAGCTGGTGCGCCCGGCCGCGATCTACGTCGGCCCGGGCCCGCGCAGCCCGGAGTCCGTCGAGGGTTGGGACCAAGTCGCCCGGTCGTGA
- a CDS encoding maleylpyruvate isomerase family mycothiol-dependent enzyme: METYRAAATSFAALVRDIPAGAWGQPGLGDWDVRALVGHTSRSLTTVLSYLQTAADREDIATPHEYYVRVTPSALGIDPADVAERGRQAGRDLGADPAAAVDALVSEVLDALTEIDGDPLIKIIGGLGIRLRTYLPTRVFELAVHGVDIARAVDILFQVPEDVIAEALDVATRTAIATGRGESLLLALTGRSALPPSFSVV, translated from the coding sequence ATCGAAACGTATCGTGCGGCGGCGACGAGCTTCGCCGCGCTGGTGCGCGACATTCCGGCCGGCGCGTGGGGCCAACCCGGACTGGGTGACTGGGACGTCCGCGCGCTGGTGGGCCACACGTCGCGCTCGCTGACCACCGTGCTCAGCTACCTGCAAACCGCCGCGGACCGTGAGGACATCGCGACTCCGCACGAGTACTACGTGCGGGTGACACCGTCCGCGCTGGGTATCGATCCCGCCGATGTCGCCGAGCGCGGCAGACAGGCGGGCCGGGATCTCGGCGCGGATCCGGCGGCCGCCGTCGACGCGTTGGTCTCAGAAGTGCTTGACGCGCTCACAGAGATCGACGGCGATCCATTGATCAAGATCATTGGCGGCCTGGGAATTCGACTGCGCACGTACCTGCCGACCCGGGTGTTCGAACTGGCTGTCCACGGGGTCGACATCGCCAGGGCGGTCGACATTTTGTTCCAGGTGCCCGAGGACGTAATCGCCGAGGCCCTCGACGTCGCGACGCGCACGGCCATTGCAACCGGCCGAGGAGAGTCGCTGCTACTGGCGCTGACGGGTCGCTCCGCGTTGCCGCCGTCATTCTCCGTGGTGTGA
- a CDS encoding glycoside hydrolase family 16 protein — MDRRNMMTMMAGLGFMAATIPLAQAQAGPLNRAPLPTQPPTADPGTYIFHDEFDGPAGSAPDPSKWLIQTWQDEVFPPVEGIYRDDRRNIFQDGNSNLVMMATNEMGTYYGAKLRGIWRGMINQTWEARIKLDCLTPGCWPAFWAVNEDPLPDGEVDVFEWYGNNQWPPGTTVHAASNGKTWEGKSIPGMVDNAWHTWRMHWGEDGFTFWRDYVDGAEPYFHVPPNPIPVSGRPGDLRWPFSIPGYWMQPMFTLAVGGPGGGNPAAGVFPATMLVDYLRVW, encoded by the coding sequence ATGGATCGCCGCAACATGATGACGATGATGGCGGGTCTTGGCTTCATGGCAGCCACGATTCCCCTCGCCCAAGCCCAGGCCGGCCCGCTGAATCGGGCGCCGCTGCCGACGCAGCCGCCGACAGCCGACCCGGGAACCTACATCTTCCACGACGAGTTCGACGGGCCGGCCGGATCGGCCCCCGATCCGTCCAAGTGGTTGATCCAAACCTGGCAGGACGAGGTCTTCCCGCCGGTTGAGGGCATCTATCGCGACGACCGCCGCAACATCTTCCAGGACGGAAACTCCAACCTGGTGATGATGGCCACCAACGAGATGGGCACCTACTACGGCGCCAAGTTGCGCGGCATCTGGCGCGGCATGATCAACCAGACGTGGGAAGCGCGGATCAAGCTCGACTGCCTGACCCCCGGCTGCTGGCCGGCGTTCTGGGCCGTCAACGAGGATCCGCTGCCCGACGGTGAGGTCGACGTCTTCGAGTGGTACGGCAACAACCAGTGGCCGCCCGGCACCACGGTGCACGCCGCGTCCAACGGCAAGACCTGGGAGGGCAAGTCGATCCCCGGCATGGTCGACAACGCCTGGCACACGTGGCGAATGCACTGGGGCGAGGACGGTTTCACGTTCTGGCGGGATTACGTCGATGGCGCCGAACCGTACTTCCATGTGCCGCCCAACCCGATTCCCGTGTCGGGCCGGCCCGGTGACCTCCGGTGGCCCTTCAGCATTCCCGGCTACTGGATGCAGCCGATGTTCACCCTCGCGGTCGGTGGGCCCGGTGGCGGCAACCCGGCCGCCGGTGTGTTCCCGGCGACCATGCTCGTCGACTACCTCCGCGTCTGGTAA